Genomic segment of Bifidobacterium lemurum:
CGCCGCTGATTGCGAGTCAGCGGCGTTTTTTACGGAGGTCGGGCGATGTCCGCGTAATTTGCGTCGCTGACTAAAACTCAGCGACAGCTTTTACGCGAGCGACTTCAAGACCCAAGAATCAGTCGACTTCGGCACCGAGGGCGGCGAGCTTGCCGCGGAAGTCGGCGTAGCCGCGGTCGATCAGGGAGATGCCGCGCACATTCGACGGGCCGGAGGCCGTCAGCGCCGCGATCAGATGGCTGAAGCCGCCGCGCAGATCCGGCACCTCGATATCGCGTCCGGTCAGCGGCGTGGGGCCGAAGATCACCGCGGAATGCTTGTAGTTGCGCTGTTGGAAGCGGCAGGGCAGGGATCCCAGGCATTCGCGGTACAGCTGGATCGTCGCGCCCATCTGCACCAGCGGCTTGGTGAATCCGAATCGGTTCTCGTACACGGTTTCATGCACGATCGACAGGCCGTTCGCCTGGGTGAGCGCCACCACCAGCGGCTGCTGCCAATCGGTCATGAAGCCGGGATGCACGTCGGTTTCGATGGCCACGGGCTTCAGGTCGCCGCCCGGATGCCAGAATCGGATGCCCTTGTCCGTGATGTCGAATTCGCCGCCGATTTTGCGGAACACGTTCAGGAAGGTCATCATCTCGGGCTGCGTGGCACCCTTGACGAAGATGTCGCCATGCGTGGCCAGCGCCGCCGAAGCCCAGGACGCGGCCTCGATGCGGTCGGTGAGCGCGGTGTGCGTGTAGCCCTTGAGCTCCTTGACGCCTTCGATACGGAAGGTGCGGTCCACGTCCACGGAGATGATCGCGCCCATCTTCTGCAGCACGGCCACCAGATCCATGATCTCCGGCTCGGTCGCGGCACCGGACAGTTCGGTTTTGCCTTTGGCGAGCACCGCGGCGAGCAGCGTCTGCTCGGTCGCGCCCACGGAGGGGTACGGCAGGTGGATCTTCGCGCCGGTCAAGCCGTTCGGCGCGGTGATGTGGATGCCGTCCTTATGCTCCTTGTCCACGTTCGCGCCCAGCTTGCGCAGCGTCTCCAGATGGAAGTCGATCGGTCGGCCGCCGATGTTGCAGCCGCCCAACGCCGGAATGAACGCCTCGCCCAAACGGTGCAGCAGCGGTCCGGAGAACAGGATCGGAATGCGGGAGGAGCCCGAGAGCGTATCCACGTCGGCGACATCGGCCAACTGCACGTTCGTCGCGTTGATGGTGACGATGCCCTTGTCTCCGTTCACGTCCACGTCAACGCCGTGCAGGCGCAGCAGGTCCGACACCACATGCACGTCGCGGATCTCCGGCACGTTCTTCAACACCGATGTGCCCGGAGCCAGCAACGCGGCCACCATCGCCTTGCTCACGAAATTCTTCGCGCCACGCACCTTGATCTTGCCGTTCAGCGGCTTGCCGCCCACCACATGCAGCACGTCATTTTCGTTCTCGACCACAGCTACCTCTTTCGACTCTCGGGCTTTCGCGAAAACACTGGTTCTCAGTTTGCCATATCGCATGTGTTAGCCCCGTGAAATGCGCCATCGGATGAACCTTTTGAGGATATTCCGGGCGTTTCGAGCCGCCACCCGCAGTGGAACATCCCTCCTTTCATCGCCCCAAGCGCAGCACCTGCCGTCATCCAGAGCGGAGCGAAGCGGAGACGCAAGAATCTCAGTGCGGCAAAGGCTCTCAGATCCCTCGACTGCGCTCGGGATGACGATGGGGACGGAAAAGGGATGACGATGGGGAAACGGAAAAGGAACGACAAGGATGCGAAATAGCCCACAACGTCGGTGGGAGGGATGATCCGCTCGGAATAAGAACGGGAACCGGACGGCGGGGCGTCGGACTAGCGGGAGGCTTTGATGCGGCGGGCGAGCGTCGCATCCCACATGGCGCCGGTTGCGGACATGACGGCGTTCGCGCCGACCTTCCGATAGGCGTCGTAGTCTTCGGGTTCGATGACTCCGCCCACGCCGACGATCGCGAAGTCCAGTCCGAGACGTTCGCGGATCGCGGCGAGACGCCCCACCATGTCGAGTCCGGCGCCGCGGATCGCGTTGCCGCAC
This window contains:
- the murA gene encoding UDP-N-acetylglucosamine 1-carboxyvinyltransferase, producing the protein MVENENDVLHVVGGKPLNGKIKVRGAKNFVSKAMVAALLAPGTSVLKNVPEIRDVHVVSDLLRLHGVDVDVNGDKGIVTINATNVQLADVADVDTLSGSSRIPILFSGPLLHRLGEAFIPALGGCNIGGRPIDFHLETLRKLGANVDKEHKDGIHITAPNGLTGAKIHLPYPSVGATEQTLLAAVLAKGKTELSGAATEPEIMDLVAVLQKMGAIISVDVDRTFRIEGVKELKGYTHTALTDRIEAASWASAALATHGDIFVKGATQPEMMTFLNVFRKIGGEFDITDKGIRFWHPGGDLKPVAIETDVHPGFMTDWQQPLVVALTQANGLSIVHETVYENRFGFTKPLVQMGATIQLYRECLGSLPCRFQQRNYKHSAVIFGPTPLTGRDIEVPDLRGGFSHLIAALTASGPSNVRGISLIDRGYADFRGKLAALGAEVD